Part of the Kryptolebias marmoratus isolate JLee-2015 linkage group LG20, ASM164957v2, whole genome shotgun sequence genome, CCCATAACAAGTTAGCTTtctaaatgacaacaaataaacatttttacagtcagACATTGCATCCAaatagctgtaaaaacaaaaaacacaagaatataCACATGCCACTGTCACCATATTACATATAcatcagtaaataataaattataagTAATAACAGCTCACATGGTTAGTAAAGTAATGTTAAGCCACAATAATGGGTTAGAAATATTATTACAGGAGGTGCAGCAATGCAATCGGTGCAAAAgtaaacacacagacaattattaatgataaaaaaacactaGCACTTAGATGGATTTTGAGCCACTGACCGATATTCAGGTTAGGCATGGGAAAATACCCACCAGCGTCCTCCAGGGGCCTTTTCTGGCCTCCGTAGCCGAACTCGTTGGTCGGGGGTGCCGCAACTCCGTCTCCGCCGATCTTCGCTGCGATCTTCGCAtgaaaggggaaataaaaagacGCAAGGTCATTACATAAAATCGTCACAAGCGTTTCGGATCCGGAGAGTTACTGCGGAGCGCGCCGCCTGCGGCCTACGTGTCCGGAAGTCGGGCCAACAAAGGAGCGCCTATAAGTCAAATTAACGAGcctgctagtttttttttttttttagaaatataatTGCGTTTAGTAATTAGGGTGTGTTGTATTTGATTATCCGAGAGCTGAGCTGTTCTCGCTTTATAAATCACATCTgattttataatttcttttttccttttttgcaatGTGGCGTGACGTTAGCCATCGTCTCGAACTAGCTTTAGCTTAGCCGGCCGTGATCTCGCGGCAGCAAATAAAACGAGAAAACTCGTTCTCTCCTTCCTAGCTTCGAGATATTTAGAAAATTGCTGTTCTTACGGGGCTTTTTACCTGTCTTGCTCGCTGCAGGGCGTCTTTGAAAGCGTCGTTCATTCCACCGCCAGCGTTAGAGGACGGGGGAGCCACGCTGCTGTAGTCTGCCATCTCTGCTGCTCTTCGCCGCTATCGCGCTCTAAGATGGAGGCTTTCATTTACCGACGGTGGACGGGAAGTCTCACGAGAATAATGAGTTATCGCGATAACAGGAGAACCCACGGAAAACATCAAAAGCTCAATatggagacaaaagaaaaaagctaatACAAACATATAATATCAGCAAGTTTTGCTGTTAAATAATATATTGAATTACTAATAGTTGCCTGAAATAGTAGAGCCAATACCTCTTATAGAGTTATGAATGCTATTTGCCATCCTTATCCTATGTAATTTGTTAATGTGCCAGCCAGTTCAGTTgtctatttatatatatatatatatatatatatatatatatatatatatatatatatatatatatatatatatatatatatatatacctttACAACAGGCAATAAAGCCCCCAGGTCAGAGTAATCCTTGCAAGAACTGTGTCCGTAAAAAAGGATTCTTTTCAAATGTGTCTCACTGATGTAAAATCTGTGACTTTTTGCCAAGCACTGATTGAATGTCTTTATATTTAAGGCcaatcttaaaataaaagtctaagaACCTCTGTATTAAGGCTGCTTAATGTGTCTGATCTATTACTGTGTTTGTAAAGTAATCCAGACATAACATAGTTACTGTGAAAGGTTTTTGAGAGGGTATGCAGAAGGGAAGGAAACATAAAAGCTATTGTTAAGGAACATAAAACTATTTCCAGGGAATGCAGAAACTACTGTGAGGGaaagcaaatatatatttttaacatacCCCTTACAGAGCTGTGTAAATTATAGATAAATCtatattggatttttttcttcttctgttgactttgtaaaagaaataaaattcatttattgGCAAATCCTCTCAGGCTGAATGGATTTGCAAAccaattaaaactttaaatatttaaattttgcttTATGATTTCATACCACAAAGATACACAAAAAACTTACTATCAAAAGATAAAggcttttaaatcaaatcagaatCAAAATTTTcctattacattttatttatagggCTCAGGATAAAGTCCcaattttaatttgttcaaaagtGTACTTTTTTCTGAATATTAGCAGGTTCTCTGTAGAGTTTATCTGACAAGAAACTTAGTGGAAGGTGGAGTGGAAATTGACACGTTTCCCTTCaaaaagtttgaataaataagaatcaaagctgctttaaaagatTATAATTAAACCTGGCTTGGATCACAAGAATAACCTAAAGATTTTAGATCTAATGAGTCAtatctgaaagaaaaagcacacaaacaccttaagttttttataaataaagtttatgaaCACGTGACAGaacatacacacatgcagagaGCATTTCCAGGAACTGGTTACTaaatttaatcacatttaaGTCAACCATGTGGAGTCATGTTTATCATTTCTAGATCATCATGttggttttattctttgtgcccgtgaggggtcaaaggtcaaaataaaaacattaagacTGGCTTCGGTCTATTTTCAGGACTTCTGGAAACCTAATAAACATCATGAACAGCCGCGGTCGTTGACGTTCCTCAAGACTTAATGGAGGAAAACAAGTTTTCAAATGTTCTGGTGAGAGTGTAATTTATCAGCGCGCACGGAACCGCTCTGACGAAGCTGGCTCCCATCCCGTTATAATATCCTCTAAATCCGTTTCGCTCGTATATCTCAGTGAGTCCTGGTAACACACCTGAGGCTGGGCGCGACTCTGAGCTGAAGGCTGGAAGACAGGAGAAAAGAGGATGAGTAAAAGCGTTAACTCAAAcacttaaagggacagtccggTCATTTTGACagtgatgttttgtcagatAGTTAGAACTCCATCAGACGTGATACAGAACAGAGTATGGAGGCAAACAGCTGGCCAAACAGGAgcctgttttcttcattttttcttttttttaaaaatgacatactgGTGTGACAGAATGGTGCGTTAGATAATGAACGACACTTTTGCATAAcaagtttgtttagtttgttgctgctttctcaacagaaaaactgtaacaaactaaacaagcaGTGCAGagatttaatattagctaatataTTGTTAATTCACACCAGTGTGTCCTTTATGGGAAAGAGTTGTTcaataaaccttaaaaacaataaataaaacataaaaaacggcccatgtttggctagccattagcctagcctggacgaaGACTTTTTGCCACAATCTTTGCTCCAAAGGGACGTCCATAAGATGGCTGCAAAGACCAGTttgtctttaagctgcctctgatCGTTCACAAACCACTAATGGAGCCGACCACGTCCCGCACAGgagtgagctttcagaaatgaagcgggCTCCGTGGAACCAAAACAGGCATTGATGTGGAGCGAAACGCCACAAATGTCGTATCGTTCTCAAAACCCGAcaaattaatttagtttagcaactctctttgtggttaaccaGTTTTTTTGTGCGTCATTATTCATCTTCTCCTTGAtaatgaatctgtttattgctttaaaatccCGCAGCTCGGTGGTCAAACAGGCTGTGTGTCATAACTACGTCCCACGCTTGAGTCACAAAGctggcttaccttttcacatgacgactgttctggttctgttgctACCTCACCTGGTAACACAAAGCTGGGTTGGCTTCAATCGCACCGAGGCGGCAGGGCGGCGTCTAAGTCCCAGCTTAAAGTGTTTTGCGAGAGTGCCTAATGTCTGATGTCACAGCTAATAAAGGCGCTAACGATTGATAACtatttaacagaacatcactttttaaaaaaagtgagatCATTCCTTTAAAGCagtagtgtccaatcctggtcctggagggccaccatcctgcaggttttccttctttctctgctccaacacacctgatttgaatcaatgggtgattaacaggcttctgcagaacatgaagaggtgatttaacctctgaatcaggtgtgttggagcagagaaacaaggaaaacatgcaggatggtggccctggaggaccaggattggacatcccTGCTGTAAAGTATGTGTCAGGATGAAGGTGAGAGACGTCACCCTGGGCTTGCTGCTGAGTTCGGATCACCGCCAGCGGGTAACTGCTGATTTGCCCGGACGCAAATGccacaaaactgaagaaaaacagtttggagTCACTGCTGTAGGCCGGGTGGCTCTTTGCCCAGTTCATAATCGACTGAAACGAGGAGaaaatttttaaagatgttggTCAAAATGAGCTTTACTTTTGAACTCTGCGGAGTCTGGTGTCGCTCACCTGATGAACCGCACACTCCACGCCCGCGTAGGGAATCATACAGAGGATGCTGGGTTTGAACCCTCGGTAAAAGGAGGACAAGGACTCGTGTCTGTAAATGGACCGGGCACACGCCACGACACCGTGATACGTGCCGGCCTGCTGCAGGTTCAGCCTCACCTTCAACACctggaaggaggaaaaaagccacaaaaacaaaccagatttCATGAAAACACTCATATCGGTTCTTAAACACATGGATGCTTCGGAGTTAGAAGTTGTGAAGCATTTAGTAACTTTGCTGCAcagattcagttttatttttctatgtaTCATAAGTGGGGAAACTGCTTATTCGAATGTTTGTGTCACAGAACACGGAACAGGACAGAAATGTCGACGCTCTCAGACCTGCCTCTGATCTCTGATACCTCTAAGGGGTAGAAGACGGCGTGAGCAACCGCTCCGGAGACGCAACCCAGGCCGAAACGCTGCCGCACCGTGTGGGCCTCCTGGCTTCTGCTCTGGGTGTAAACCTTCATCTGGACAAAGTGTGTTCATTGGGTTAGAAACAAGAGAAGCCATTTGGGAAAGCTCTGTGTGGCTGGCCATGTTTCACCTGGGCATAGATGAGACATTGCAGCGTCGACTGCGGCGTCCCTTTCAGGACATTGACAGCGTTGCCTTGCCACATCGAGCGCAGACCGCCTGCCTTCAGCTCCTGGAAGCCTTGGGAAAACGCGCCGGAGCCTTGAACCTGCGGCGCAGACAGGAAACCTCAACATCAGGGTCGTCAAACTTAGTGACATCAAAAATATTGACCGATCATGGTCAATATTTAGTGAAAAAATACGTAAACTGACCCTAATTTTCCCATGTAATGTGTCAAAtgtgtcaaattattcatagaGAATTTAAGAAATACCTTTTCCCAATTACATACATAATAAAgaggatttaaaacaaacataattcaTTGAAAATAGCAgcattctttctttctgtcctgCTTCTCtatcagcagcttttttttttatttccttcaaatCCATCAAATctgctacaaaaaaacaaaacaaactacagaaaaaagaaataaatttaagcaggctctaaaaactaaaaacacaacagatagGGCCAGTTCTAATAgacttaaaatttattttttgggcCAGATAACACAGTAACAACAGGCGtttctggcccgcgggccttcaATTTGACACATGTGCTCTACATCCATTGTACTGAATGAAAcgtgaaaaaattaaaactttatccATTTAAATTCACACTTTGATGCACAAAAATAGTATTATTATACGATAAATACATTATAATGCATAAAATTTGGGAAAAACACAAGTTCCAAAGTGTTTTTCTCGatattatgtttgttttctgaatgcTAAATggaaattaatacattttacattttgtatattgctgtttaaaataaagaggttttattttttttgctttaggaAGTAAATATATATGTTATCATTCACAATAAAGGGCTGTTTGGAATGATttcagagctttaaactgcCTTTCCTGGCCTTTAATCAGTAAAAAGTGTGAAATGTGGTTTAAATCTCACTTTTAGACGTAAGTAGATACAGAATATTCTTATGTTTTATGAAGTAAATCTACAGATCTGTAGCTTGAcccttttctgtgtttctgtgtgtgcctTAAAGCTCTCAGTGCTGTCACGGTTATATTTACAGATGTGAACAAGGCCGGACCTGCAGCTGGGTTTTCAGACGGTCGATGGGGGCCGTTGCGGTTCGGGACATGGCGTCCGCAAGACCTGCGGCCAGGACAAACGTCTTCCAAGCCCCAAAACCAGAGACATCGTCAGGGAACTCCATGGGCATCGCTCGGCTCTCCCCGACATCAAACACCTACAGGAGGACCACCACAGAGATTCACTTCATTctctgatatatatatttatatttaatctaTTGGAATTAAATTACCAGGCTGTGTTTCCATGAGGACACGAGCTCTCCGATGTTGTCCACAGGGTTGAGGACGATGTGGTGCAGAAACTCATCCCAGTCCACCGTCATGGAGCTGTCCTTATCCATCCtggtgaaaacaaacacaaaaacacaacggCACCAGAAAATTCACATCAGAACATCAACATACATGCTGCCTGTAAAGAGGAAGTAAAAACAGTCATTACAGAACAGTAATTATCAGTAAAACGTCCTGAACGCGCTTCGAAGTCTCCTTTTAGGACAACTCATCAGAGCTTAATAATAAACAGACATgttaataaaaagatttatgcAGATTTATGAAAGCCTAAATGTGTGAATGCAGAATTCACActacagtgtttttaatttttctgttctgGAGTCTAATTACTTCTGCatcctttctgctgttttagctgttcacGTTTCAAAACGTTAagttcattcaggagacggtgctgtgacttttagtttgtaacttttatcaaaaatatttacttttatttacaaatatattccCACAACAATAATCTGAGGTCTCCAGTTActtcaaaaaacattatttctttaaaacctgcttcagcagACTTGctcttcttttgtcttcttaaactacttttagcttttagctagcattttgctgatttagtttttaggtagccttttgctaattttagctaacattttgctgcttttagcaattttttttgcttctacctaccttttgctacttttaagttttagttagcattctgctacttttaccttttacttCTAGGTAGTCTATTGttagttttggcttttagctaactatttgctactttagcttttagcaaaaattatgctgcttttatctagcatttttctacttttagtttttatctagcctcttgttatattttgctagcattttgttactttaatcttttagctaacctttcgCTGCTGTCAGCTAagattttgctacttttggcatttatctacttttagtttttaggttgCACTTTGATACGCTTAGCTTTAACTAACCcttagctgctttttatttttagctagcattttgctacgttttttacttttagccagttatctgcttcttttagcttaaagACTCAGTTCCAGCTTCTTTAGCATATCTcagcagaaaatacaaattatctgtttttttttttaattttatatatatatatatatatatatatatatatatatatatatatatatattgtttttcggttcaattaaaaactaaagaattgGGTTTAAACTACAAACTCAGTTATTGTTGTTATGCCAACAATAATACGTGTCTACAAAGATGGTTGAAAAACTGGTTAAATAAGTGAACTGGAGCagtattattctttttttacctgcaaCATAATATTAATTGAAGTAGAACAATTAATCCATGAGGTAGTGGGCAAAAAACTCTtacatttgtattattttatttgcattcgGCTTTGAAATGACCACTCCTAACTCCTTAAACAAACATATGATGTCCTCCTGGTCAATCACTCCTGATCAGAGAAGAAATACACAGAATTACAAACACATATGGATTCTGATCCACCTCTGGTTTCCTGCTTTCAGACGATCACGTGCTTAAAGTTTCTGCACGAGTGCAAAGGTCTCTGGAGTGTGCTTTTTATGTGTACCATAAAcaacttttatgtttctgtgcaAAAACCTTCCCCGTATGACCttgcaaaacacatttcagtgtgAAACAATTAACTTTAACTCAAGTTTGGGAAGAATTTGCACATttcatacatttaaataaacttatttatcATAAGCCAATAGGTAATAAAACAGGAGGTGCAAAGGTTAATAAAGCTGTGTGACATTTCTTGgaaaaagttgacatttttaaatattaaaagctttgttatcactcaccacagttgtttttgtcaagGTCATGAAAGTGAATTTTCcatttcttctctctgtccCTCATGTAGCTGAGAAACTCTTTATAATCCAGCAGGCCATCTTTATCTTTGTCATAACAACTGACAACATTCTGAAGGAAAATAACTCTTTTATTAGCCAGTTTGAATTAATTTAACAACGTATGAGCTTTGACCGCCAGCTGAAATGTTACCTGGGCCTTCCCATCTGCTGAAGTGATCCCATGTTTCCTCATTTCTTCGTGGAGCTCTGCCACAGATATGAATCCGTCCCTGTTCTGGTCCAGTTTGACAAATAATCCATGGAATGGATCCATGTTTGGTCAGGAGATGTTTGGTGTGAAGATGATAAAACAAAGCCCGCTGAATGAGAGGATGACTGCCCTGACAGCCACAGCTGCTGACTCATCTGCAGCAGAGCACAGATCACTGCAGAGGAAAGGTTTCCTCAGCAGTTAGAGGAGAACCGACTCCCAGCAGGAGGCGCTGTGGCTGCAGGAGAGGCTGCTCCAAATCCTGGACATTCTGTTCCTCGCTGCTCAAAAAACTCAGACAATTTGACAagatttctatttttaacattcagaaaaaaaaacacatgcaaaagaaagaaaatggctcTTATATGAGCTAAAGGATGCTGAAATTTCTGGCTGCAAATGTTGTGAATTTTCTGATAACTTTAAGAGATTCGAGGTTTGTGGCAATTAAGGAGAGATTCAGAAGTTCTTTAAGATAAAAATCCAAAGGGAAGTTTAATCATAGCAACATATGAGACAAATGAAAGTGCAGTAATGAAGAAACAAAGAGCTTGAGGCTGCAGAAAGTTCCAGCTGCATCGGTTTGTGCTCCTCactgctgcagagctgaaaaATGACTTCATTACTGTGTGAAACATGTGCTGCCTCCATCGTGACGAGCAGCTTTTACCGGCTTGTTCATTTTCCTTGAGTCACCGACGCcgatgctgcagcagcagatggcCCGCTCTCTTCACCAGAAGACGTGCAACATCTCGGTGCAAGTGTTGAAGAGCACCGTCAGCCAACCTCAACCTCAGCCTCGGCCTTTTCAGGCTGAAAATCCAGGCATCTATTACCGTCCACCGCCTCACTGTCGTCCACAATCGTAGTCGAGGTTTAAAATGTGGCGACAGCTCAGCAGTTGTCTGAATTCAGCCTCCTGCCCGCTGTCGACACAGACGAATGCAAGGTATTTCAACAGGAGACGAAACTACGACATGTATTTTAAGAATGAGCATAGAGTACTACGGCGTAGCTCTCGGAAAGATAATAGATCAGTCATACAAACTGTCGTCTGAGTCAGTAACTCTGTCACAACGCTGGTCGTAGCATGACCCAAATGGAGGCAACAAAGGAGGCCGAAATCAGGATCTTGGCAATGAAACAAGACCAAGACGACGAGATGGCCTGCAGAAGGAGAGGCGGTGATGGtcagcaggtgtgctgattactaatggaaGACAGGTGGGGTCAATAATCCAAAGATAAAATCCAAGTGTCCAACTGGACTCATAGCAGCTGAATTAAAAGCAGAATTAGTCATTTATTTGtcaattaaatattattattcttcacattttcatttaattccagttaaaatgtgttcagatgTTATTATGATAACAATAGGTGCTGCATACTcttaaaaaactgctttttaatcTTATCCTGGCTGCATAAAggttaaaaagttcaaataaaaaccgTCTACATGTACTGGATGAAGATGCTGTTGAAGTCTTgtattttctgtctctctggTCCAAAGAGGAGAGGTGGGGTCAGGCGGGTCAAACACCAAGAGCAGAACCTTTTTATTCACCTGCTCCATGAGTCCAGAACCCATTTATAGTGAATGACGAGCCTCAGCATTAGTTTCTAGAAAGAGCCGCTGGGTTCAGCTTCAACTGAGTCAAGCTGGAGGTTACCAGACAGGAAactgactttcaaaataaaactcaggtGGGTCTTTTAAATGTCAATTCAGCAAGCTTAACCAGCAGAAAACTGGACCAgatcttaaaagaaaacaaaatgcaaaaacaaacaaacaaaaaaatccacaacaacaaaaaggcaataattttagacacatttttttctctaaaatgacTTCCTGAGAGATTCACTGAAATCGattcctgaaatattttgctaacagacagcctgACTCCAACcagtaatgccaaagttttagtttACAATGTGTGAAGCTCAGcatatgactctcagctactaccacaccaaactttactCCAGGATCTATACAAATGACAGAGCTGCAGCcacttttatgtttgctaagttgctgcagccatcttgaatccacttgtctttacagttttacagttggcaaaattttaaacaaaaactagtGTGACCTGTTAACATCAAGAATGATTGGGATAGATTTCAGCTTCTACCATCTTGAGTTTAGCTCAACATTTTGTAAAGTTAACTGAATTGTAGTCATTATTGTGgcagcatttttaaacaaatcttgtgTGAACTGGTAACAGTCACCAGGCTTTTACATCCTTGGGTTTTAGcctaatatttttaaaatttacaaagtTATTagcacttttgtgtttgctttggtGAACTGGCCGAGGCGACGATCTTGACTAAGATGGACTCCGCACTAaaaaccaaaattttaaacaaaaatcttgcattatttgttagcactcggagtatgtgaTCGGGATTAATTTCAGCTACTACAACTTTGAGTTTTAGCTGAACATTTGTAATTTTGATTGAGTTacagtaatttttgtgtttgtttaagtgGTCCATTatctatggcagccatcttgagtgaGATTGCCTCCAAAGTTAAAgccaaatatatataaaaaaaaaacttgcttaaCCTGTTAACAcacagagtatgtgatgggtGTAGATTTAAGCTATTGAAACACCaactttcagctcaatatttgttaaatgaacTGAGTCGTAGCCGTTTTTTGTGTACGTTCAACCGAAAAAGTGCAAAAGTTAGAAACCGGAAGTAGAATTATTGACTGATTAGATGTTAGGAAAAACCGGAAACAGAATTATTGACTGAGTCTAACTTGACTCTGAGGCTGATTCTGTGAGGGAGGGAGCTGTGGTTATTTAAAGAGGGTCATCCAGTCACGGATAAATTATAGAAGAGCTCCTCGGCGTTCAATATCATCCTAAACTGTTCATCTGTCGGACTGTTTGCTGTTAAAAAAACCCGTCGGAACCGGAGTCAGGGGGACCAACGTTCCGGGGagatctgtgttgttttttattctatttttatttattcatttatttttcaatacaTGAAAAATGGGCAGAGACTACTACAAGACGCTGGGAATCTCTAAAGGAGCCACCGAGGAGGACATAAAGAAAGCTTACAGAAAACAGGCGCTGAAATGGCATCCGGACAAAAACAAGTCCGCGGCCGCCGAGGAGAAATTTAAGGAGATCGCCGAGGCGTACGAAGTCCTGAGCGACCCGAAGAAAAGGGAGATTTACGACCAGTACGGAGAAGAAGGTAACGGGTGAATTTCACCAGCCCGGTGTGTTGCTAGAAGCAGGGGGAGAGTGCCGGTAAAGAGCCGGTAAAAAGCCGCTTCAGAGCCGAGTTTGTGTCTGTGAAACACAGCGAGTCAATCCCACACAGATGACTTTTCTCACAGGGGGGTGGGTTTGCAAAAGCttgatttaatgttaaaaaaatcccaCTTTCATCTCAGATTTTCACACTGAAATGAGctacagtaaaaaagaaaaaacaaaatcatatttTTGAACCTAATTTGTTGagtttaaacataaattttcAGCTCAGATGGATGGAAACCGATCTAATTtccttaaaacaaataaataatcaaataattaaatttaatatattGATGGTGAAGCAAAGAGATTATGAAGTGGgagctgtgtttatttgtcaaacAAACCTCATGAGGTGGGATATTTCTCACCGCCAGTGTTAAATGAGGGGAAGGCCGATggaagaccaaaaaaaaaagaaaaataatatt contains:
- the slc25a24l gene encoding solute carrier family 25 member 24, like; the protein is MDPFHGLFVKLDQNRDGFISVAELHEEMRKHGITSADGKAQNVVSCYDKDKDGLLDYKEFLSYMRDREKKWKIHFHDLDKNNCGVIDQEDIICLFKELGVVISKPNANKIIQMMDKDSSMTVDWDEFLHHIVLNPVDNIGELVSSWKHSLVFDVGESRAMPMEFPDDVSGFGAWKTFVLAAGLADAMSRTATAPIDRLKTQLQVQGSGAFSQGFQELKAGGLRSMWQGNAVNVLKGTPQSTLQCLIYAQMKVYTQSRSQEAHTVRQRFGLGCVSGAVAHAVFYPLEVLKVRLNLQQAGTYHGVVACARSIYRHESLSSFYRGFKPSILCMIPYAGVECAVHQSIMNWAKSHPAYSSDSKLFFFSFVAFASGQISSYPLAVIRTQQQAQAFSSESRPASGVLPGLTEIYERNGFRGYYNGMGASFVRAVPCALINYTLTRTFENLFSSIKS